In Candidatus Saccharimonadia bacterium, a single genomic region encodes these proteins:
- the dnaG gene encoding DNA primase translates to MDEVAEVKSRLEITEVVGGYLPLKQAGRNLKAPCPFHQEKSASFMVSPEKGIYHCFGCGEGGDIFNFVMKMEGVNFREALEMLARKAGVELKARGNDDGTAKKLRERLLDAHALAVKYYQATLVRNPKALDYVVKQRRLTRETIRDFAIGYAPDSWNALSDFLTKQGYSQQELVQGGLAGQKDGRVTIYDLFRGRVMFPITDREGRTVGFTARVLDDGVPKYLNTPQTPLYDKSQAIYGLALAREAIRSGDEVVLVEGNMDVVASHQAGVKQVVAASGTALTLEQLRTLSKLTKNIKLAFDADRAGLAATERAIELGQKLGLTLRMVVLPEGVKDADELVARDVEAWRRAIGEAKYIVDYLFERFEHDFDLNSAVGKRGYTDRLAGSLRRLGDPVEQDHYVKLLAEKTGTSEEAVRAKIEKGTEVAGTAGAVAERDRSGDVVRRAVVQASGKTSVRVQREELFLAVNLLAPSARASLGELSPESFSSPERAMVYTLLRAHPEAAASEIAGAAGEAASYVNQLMLIGEEEFSGLEEGKLQQAAFEFARSVFLGSNQEIKDRLNLELQYAEQKGDDGLRAKLLDELKAIIDSEA, encoded by the coding sequence ATGGACGAGGTTGCGGAGGTAAAGAGTCGCCTCGAGATCACGGAGGTGGTCGGGGGGTACTTGCCGCTCAAGCAGGCGGGGCGGAATTTGAAGGCGCCGTGCCCGTTTCACCAGGAGAAGTCGGCGAGCTTTATGGTGAGCCCGGAGAAGGGGATTTATCACTGCTTTGGCTGTGGCGAGGGCGGGGATATTTTTAATTTTGTGATGAAGATGGAGGGCGTGAACTTTCGGGAGGCGCTGGAGATGTTGGCGCGCAAGGCGGGGGTGGAGCTCAAAGCGCGCGGGAATGACGACGGCACGGCGAAGAAATTGCGGGAGCGATTGCTCGATGCGCACGCATTGGCGGTGAAGTATTACCAGGCGACGCTGGTGCGCAATCCGAAGGCGCTGGATTATGTGGTGAAGCAGCGGCGGCTCACGCGCGAGACGATCCGGGACTTTGCGATTGGGTATGCACCGGATTCGTGGAATGCGCTGAGTGATTTTTTGACCAAGCAGGGGTATTCGCAGCAGGAGCTGGTGCAGGGCGGCCTGGCTGGGCAAAAGGACGGGCGGGTGACGATTTATGATCTGTTTCGGGGCCGGGTAATGTTTCCGATTACCGACCGCGAGGGCCGGACGGTTGGGTTTACCGCGCGGGTGCTGGATGACGGGGTGCCGAAGTATTTGAATACGCCTCAGACGCCGCTATATGACAAATCGCAGGCGATTTATGGCTTGGCATTGGCGCGGGAGGCGATTCGGAGCGGCGATGAAGTGGTACTCGTGGAGGGCAATATGGACGTGGTGGCGAGTCACCAAGCGGGCGTGAAGCAGGTGGTGGCGGCGAGCGGCACGGCGCTGACGCTGGAGCAACTGCGGACGCTGAGTAAGCTTACAAAGAATATAAAGCTGGCGTTTGACGCCGACCGGGCGGGGCTGGCGGCGACGGAGCGGGCGATTGAGTTGGGGCAAAAATTGGGGCTGACGCTGCGGATGGTGGTGTTGCCGGAGGGCGTGAAGGACGCGGATGAGCTGGTGGCGCGCGATGTGGAGGCGTGGCGGCGGGCGATTGGCGAGGCCAAATACATTGTGGATTATTTGTTTGAGCGGTTTGAGCACGATTTTGACCTGAACTCGGCCGTGGGCAAGCGCGGATACACAGACCGGCTGGCGGGGAGCCTGCGGCGGCTGGGGGATCCGGTGGAGCAGGATCATTATGTGAAGTTGCTGGCCGAAAAGACGGGCACGAGCGAGGAGGCGGTGCGGGCGAAGATCGAGAAGGGGACTGAGGTGGCCGGGACGGCGGGCGCGGTGGCGGAGCGTGATCGCAGCGGCGATGTGGTGCGGCGGGCGGTGGTGCAGGCCAGCGGCAAGACGAGCGTGCGGGTGCAGCGCGAGGAGTTGTTTTTGGCCGTGAATTTGTTGGCGCCGTCGGCGCGGGCGAGCTTGGGGGAGCTGTCGCCCGAGAGCTTCTCGTCGCCGGAGCGGGCCATGGTTTACACATTGTTGCGGGCGCATCCAGAGGCGGCGGCGAGCGAAATTGCGGGTGCGGCTGGGGAGGCGGCGAGCTATGTGAACCAATTGATGTTGATTGGCGAGGAAGAGTTTTCGGGCTTGGAAGAGGGAAAATTGCAACAGGCGGCATTTGAATTTGCCCGGAGTGTGTTTTTGGGATCGAACCAGGAGATCAAGGATAGGCTTAATTTGGAGCTGCAATACGCCGAGCAGAAGGGTGATGATGGGTTGCGAGCGAAATTGCTGGATGAACTCAAGGCGATCATTGATTCTGAGGCATAG